The Cucumis melo cultivar AY chromosome 5, USDA_Cmelo_AY_1.0, whole genome shotgun sequence genome has a segment encoding these proteins:
- the LOC103497300 gene encoding beta-glucuronosyltransferase GlcAT14B-like has translation MKKLPPIQLEPRGTKNGGDEFSGLHCCSAFFPAVDHSLQPIFCKFLTDPFPRLAYLISGSAGDGKSLKRALKALYHPRNQYVVHLDLEAPAAERLELADFVNNEPIFRSVGNVRMILRANLVTYRGPTMVTNTLHAAAILLKDGGDWDWFINLSASDYPLVTQDDLLHTLIPIPRNLNFIEHTSDIGWKEYQRAKPVIIDPGLYSLRKSDVYWVSEKRSIPTAYKLFTGSAWMMLSRPFVEYCLWGWDNLPRVVLMYYANFLSSPEGYFHTVICNANEFRNTTVNHDLHFISWDNPPKQHPHFLNLNDFQHMVDSNAPFGRKFGHSDPVLDKIDSDLLSCNSDGYFPGDWFNLFQNSTTSSIHDITNTTNLRPGPGAERLKHLIDGLITAPDFHTSHCV, from the exons ATGAAAAAATTG CCTCCAATTCAGCTCGAACCACGAGGAACCAAAAATGGCGGAGATGAATTCTCAG GTCTTCATTGTTGTTCCGCCTTCTTTCCCGCCGTAGATCATTCTCTACAACCCATTTTCTGCAAATTTCTCACCGACCCAT TTCCTCGTTTGGCTTACTTGATCTCGGGCTCCGCCGGGGATGGGAAGAGCTTGAAGAGAGCTCTTAAGGCTCTGTACCATCCGAGGAATCAGTACGTGGTGCATTTGGATTTGGAAGCTCCGGCAGCTGAGCGGCTGGAATTGGCTGATTTTGTGAACAATGAACCGATTTTTAGGAGTGTGGGTAATGTGAGGATGATATTGCGGGCGAATTTGGTTACTTATAGAGGGCCAACGATGGTTACTAATACACTTCACGCGGCGGCGATTCTGTTGAAGGACGGTGGAGATTGGGACTGGTTTATTAATCTCAGTGCTTCTGATTATCCTCTGGTCACTCAAGATG ATCTGCTTCATACTCTGATACCCATTCCAAGAAATCTGAACTTCATTGAGCATACGAGTGACATTGGATGGAAGGA GTACCAGAGAGCCAAACCTGTTATAATTGATCCGGGTTTGTATAGCCTTCGTAAATCAGATGTCTATTGGGTTTCGGAAAAACGGAGCATCCCAACAGCATATAAATTGTTCACAG GCTCTGCATGGATGATGCTCTCTCGCCCTTTTGTGGAATACTGTTTGTGGGGATGGGACAATCTCCCAAGAGTAGTCCTCATGTATTATGCGAACTTCCTCTCATCCCCTGAAGGCTATTTTCACACTGTCATTTGCAACGCCAATGAGTTTCGCAACACCACGGTCAACCACGACCTTCATTTCATCTCGTGGGACAATCCTCCGAAGCAACATCCCCACTTTCTCAACCTTAACGACTTCCAGCATATGGTGGATAGCAATGCACCCTTCGGGCGAAAGTTTGGTCACAGTGATCCAGTCCTTGACAAAATTGACTCTGACTTGCTGAGCTGCAATTCTGACGGATATTTTCCTGGCGACTGGTTCAATTTGTTTCAAAATAGCACTACTTCAAGTATACACGACATAACAAACACTACCAATTTAAGGCCAGGACCCGGTGCCGAAAGGCTTAAGCATCTGATTGATGGTTTGATAACAGCACCTGATTTTCACACTTCACATTGTGTGTAG
- the LOC103497308 gene encoding probable sugar phosphate/phosphate translocator At5g25400 gives MGKGGAISESVLKKVLLSYAYVAIWIFLSFSVIVYNKFILDQKMYNWPFPISLTMIHMAFCSSIAYLLVSVFKVVEPVSMSRELYFKSVVPIGALYSLSLWFSNSAYIYLSVSFIQMLKALMPVAVYSIGVSLKKEKFKSDTMANMISISLGVAVAAYGEAKFNSKGVTLQLLAVAFEATRLVMIQILLNSKGISLNPITSLYYVAPCCLVFLSVPWLIMEYPLLRDNSSFHLDFVIFGTNSFCAFALNLAVFLLVGKTSALTMNVAGVVKDWLLIAFSWSVIKDTVTPINLFGYGLAFLGVAYYNHSKLQALKAAEGQKKAQQADEEAGRLLEEREEGNERKNDNQN, from the coding sequence ATGGGGAAGGGCGGAGCCATCTCCGAGAGTGTTCTGAAGAAAGTTCTCCTTTCTTATGCCTACGTCGCCATATGGATCTTCCTCAGCTTCTCCGTCATCGTCTACAACAAATTCATTCTAGATCAGAAGATGTACAACTGGCCTTTTCCGATCTCTCTCACCATGATCCATATGGCCTTCTGTTCCTCGATCGCCTACCTTCTCGTCAGCGTTTTCAAAGTTGTGGAGCCAGTTTCCATGTCCCGCGAGCTCTACTTCAAATCTGTGGTTCCGATCGGAGCTTTGTATTCGCTTTCCCTTTGGTTCTCTAATTCGGCGTATATCTATCTATCGGTTTCTTTTATACAGATGCTCAAGGCTTTGATGCCTGTCGCTGTGTACTCGATTGGTGTTTCGCTTAAGAAGGAGAAGTTTAAGTCTGATACAATGGCTAATATGATTTCGATCTCGCTTGGTGTTGCAGTTGCTGCGTATGGAGAGGCGAAATTCAATTCAAAGGGTGTTACTTTGCAGCTGTTGGCGGTTGCGTTTGAGGCCACTCGATTGGTGATGATTCAGATTTTGTTGAATTCCAAGGGTATTTCGTTGAATCCCATCACGTCGCTTTACTATGTAGCTCCGTGTTGTTTGGTTTTCTTATCTGTACCATGGTTGATAATGGAGTACCCTTTGTTGAGGGATAATTCGAGCTTCCATTTGGATTTTGTGATTTTTGGTACCAATTCATTCTGTGCTTTTGCGTTGAATCTTGCTGTGTTTTTACTCGTGGGAAAGACATCTGCTTTGACAATGAATGTTGCTGGAGTAGTGAAGGATTGGTTATTGATTGCATTCTCCTGGTCTGTGATTAAGGATACGGTGACACCCATTAATTTGTTTGGTTATGGGCTGGCCTTCTTAGGAGTAGCGTATTACAACCATTCAAAGTTGCAGGCACTCAAAGCCGCAGAAGGTCAGAAAAAGGCTCAGCAGGCAGATGAGGAAGCTGGTAGGTTGTTGGAGGAGAGAGAAGAAGGGAATGAAAGGAAGAATGATAATCAAAATTAG
- the LOC103497318 gene encoding protein NRT1/ PTR FAMILY 6.2, protein MDGKQRLTVADAVDYKGCPANRSKTGGWVPAALIVGIELCERLSTMGIAVNLVTYLVGTLHLPSATSANIVTDFMGTCFLLSMLGGFLADSFLGRYKTIAIFATIQTLGTGTLAVITKLPQLHPPPCHPIGSKNCKQANGFQMGMIYLPLYLIALGTGGIKSSVSGFGTDQFDEKDDKEKAQMAYFFNRFFLFVSSGTLLAVTVLVYLQDEVGRSWAYGICSVSMFTAILIFLCGTKRYRYKKSMGSPIVHIFQVIVAAINKRTMELQLNATLLYEDSAATSRIDHTNQFQFLDKAAIVAEGDFEKSVSSAPNPWKLCSVTRVEEVKMMMRLLPVWATTIIFWTTYAQMITFSVVQASTMERSLGNFKIPAGSLTVFFVVAILITLAFYDRLIMPLWKKWKGQPGFTNLQRIAIGLILSTFGMAAAALVEMKRLSVAKAVGISTATLPLSVFLLIPQFFLVGSGEAFIYTGQLDFFITQSPKGMKTMSTGLFLTTLSLGFFVSSFLVAVVKRVTGSMDGQGWLADNINYARLDCFYGLLAILSAINFVAFLVCAVWYKPQKPKQLLEMETSTNGGSGAEKC, encoded by the exons ATG GATGGAAAGCAGAGACTAACAGTTGCTGATGCTGTGGACTACAAAGGGTGTCCAGCAAACCGGTCTAAAACCGGTGGTTGGGTCCCGGCTGCTCTTATCGTAG GGATTGAACTATGTGAAAGACTTTCAACAATGGGAATAGCTGTGAATCTGGTGACTTACTTGGTGGGAACATTGCATCTACCTAGTGCAACTTCAGCCAACATTGTCACAGATTTCATGGGCACATGTTTCCTCCTTTCCATGCTTGGAGGTTTTCTGGCAGATTCTTTCCTAGGAAGATATAAGACAATAGCAATCTTTGCCACAATACAGACACTG GGAACTGGAACTCTAGCAGTAATAACAAAGCTACCACAACTACATCCACCTCCTTGCCATCCTATTGGCAGCAAGAACTGCAAGCAAGCAAATGGGTTTCAAATGGGAATGATTTATTTGCCTCTGTATCTAATTGCTCTAGGAACTGGGGGTATCAAATCCAGTGTTTCGGGATTTGGGACCGACCAATTTGATGAGAAAGATGATAAGGAGAAGGCTCAAATGGCGTATTTCTTCAACAGATTTTTTTTGTTCGTCAGCAGTGGCACTTTGTTAGCAGTGACAGTGCTTGTTTACTTGCAAGATGAAGTGGGCCGCAGTTGGGCTTATGGAATTTGTTCAGTTTCAATGTTCACAGCAATTTTAATATTTCTATGTGGTACTAAGAGATACCGATACAAGAAAAGCATGGGAAGTCCAATAGTTCATATCTTCCAAGTCATTGTTGCAGCAATAAACAAGAGGACGATGGAACTTCAACTCAATGCTACTTTGCTATATGAAGATTCTGCTGCAACCTCAAGAATAGATCACACAAATCAATTCCA ATTTCTAGACAAGGCTGCAATTGTTGCAGAGGGAGATTTTGAGAAATCGGTAAGCTCAGCTCCCAATCCCTGGAAACTCTGTTCGGTAACAAGGGTAGAGGAGGTAAAGATGATGATGAGACTGCTGCCAGTATGGGCCACAACCATAATCTTCTGGACAACATATGCTCAGATGATCACTTTCTCAGTGGTTCAGGCATCCACAATGGAAAGATCATTAGGAAATTTCAAAATCCCTGCCGGCTCTCTAACTGTTTTCTTTGTGGTTGCCATTTTGATCACGCTGGCCTTTTATGATCGTCTTATTATGCCTCTTTGGAAGAAATGGAAAGGGCAACCAG GTTTTACAAACCTACAAAGGATTGCCATAGGTCTTATCCTGTCAACTTTTGGAATGGCAGCTGCAGCTTTAGTTGAGATGAAACGGCTCTCAGTGGCTAAAGCTGTGGGTATATCCACTGCAACTTTGCCTTTAAGTGTGTTCCTACTTATTCCTCAGTTTTTCTTGGTGGGTTCTGGAGAAGCTTTCATCTATACAGGCCAGCTCGATTTCTTCATAACACAATCCCCGAAGGGAATGAAAACTATGAGCACTGGCCTCTTCCTCACAACTTTATCACTTGGGTTCTTTGTTAGTAGTTTTCTGGTTGCAGTTGTGAAGAGGGTAACCGGGAGCATGGATGGACAGGGATGGCTTGCAGACAACATAAACTATGCTAGGCTCGATTGTTTCTATGGACTTCTTGCCATACTAAGTGCCATAAATtttgtagcattcttagtttGTGCAGTATGGTACAAGCCACAGAAACCAAAACAACTCCTTGAGATGGAAACTAGTACAAATGGGGGATCTGGAGCTGAGAAATGCTAG